A window of Flavobacterium flavigenum contains these coding sequences:
- a CDS encoding DNA methyltransferase gives MKITDYTKDYSNLVTFDPNKNLAVHKWYLLVEGYSSDLVKSIINEQVVKPKVCFDPFGGVGTTALTCKELGIETISIEASPFFYDVTKAKLNFSNYDAEILELLILNLRRSLMKSVGMPKHPELESKTFFENSKKSKWIFHQSVSNAIFDITKGIEKTCKDHQEYKSLFTIALACILQDVSNVFKNGKCLSYKKKWKEKVYSRMEVHNLFLKQIESSILPDLKNFQNLDNKTKFELLNGDSREKIKDVNTGIDLVITSPPYLNSRDYTDIYRLELWMLGYVSSYEKERTFRKRALTSHVQIPLPKVDFPQVEELKKAVEFLEGSDATLWNKNIPNMVRGYFNDIQNLLLDLKPKLNDNAKLYINVSNSCYSNYIIEVDVIIAKAAELIGYECEEIRIARPIRTSSQQNLILNSLDKMRESIIVLKLK, from the coding sequence TTGAAAATAACAGATTATACTAAAGATTACTCTAACCTAGTCACTTTTGATCCAAATAAAAATCTTGCTGTACATAAATGGTATCTTTTAGTTGAAGGATACTCTTCAGATTTGGTAAAATCTATTATTAATGAGCAAGTTGTTAAACCTAAAGTTTGTTTTGATCCTTTTGGAGGAGTAGGAACAACTGCTTTAACTTGTAAAGAATTAGGCATAGAAACAATTTCAATTGAAGCTAGTCCTTTCTTTTATGATGTCACCAAAGCAAAACTAAATTTTTCAAATTATGATGCTGAAATTCTTGAATTACTAATTTTAAATTTGCGAAGAAGTTTAATGAAATCCGTTGGAATGCCTAAGCATCCTGAATTGGAATCGAAAACTTTTTTTGAGAATTCTAAAAAAAGTAAATGGATTTTCCACCAATCTGTGTCAAATGCTATTTTTGATATTACAAAAGGAATTGAAAAGACATGTAAAGATCATCAAGAGTATAAAAGTTTATTTACGATCGCTTTAGCTTGTATTCTTCAAGACGTAAGTAATGTATTTAAAAATGGTAAATGTCTATCTTATAAAAAAAAGTGGAAAGAAAAAGTATATAGTAGAATGGAAGTTCATAATTTATTTCTTAAGCAAATAGAAAGTTCTATTCTACCAGATTTAAAGAATTTTCAGAATTTGGATAATAAGACGAAGTTTGAGCTTTTAAATGGTGACTCAAGGGAGAAAATAAAAGATGTAAATACAGGAATAGATTTAGTAATTACATCTCCTCCATATCTTAATTCTAGGGATTATACTGATATTTATAGACTTGAACTTTGGATGCTTGGTTACGTGTCCTCTTATGAAAAGGAAAGGACTTTCAGAAAAAGAGCCTTAACATCACATGTCCAAATTCCTTTGCCTAAGGTAGATTTTCCTCAAGTTGAAGAGCTGAAAAAGGCAGTTGAATTTTTAGAAGGATCTGACGCAACACTTTGGAATAAAAACATTCCAAATATGGTTCGAGGTTACTTTAATGACATTCAAAATTTGCTCCTTGACTTAAAGCCTAAGCTAAATGACAATGCAAAATTATATATAAATGTTTCAAATTCTTGTTATTCAAATTATATAATAGAAGTAGATGTAATTATAGCAAAAGCGGCAGAACTAATAGGTTATGAATGTGAAGAAATTCGAATTGCAAGACCTATAAGGACGAGTAGTCAACAAAACTTGATTCTGAATAGTTTGGATAAAATGCGTGAAAGCATAATCGTATTAAAATTAAAATAA
- a CDS encoding AAA family ATPase yields MRTIYLPTLRKLKIQNFTLYPNGLNFEYDFINGVNLIIGGNGMGKTTLVNIIKYAIIGNYTKQFGYSRTYLEKKIEGRKSFPIDYFKNRLDATMSTPSKATVSIEFEINENIFVIERCLEDIKINSLIVNGAEIEGEIITQKKYDSLKDTEKSIYLNYHYEDKISSFSGMSFDDLIFFINEILFFGESHNTVLWNDDDPNVQDELFNKYFNSPELDSQRQEAIRQAKYFDSISRHKSEDIRAIREVLKKINQRVDNNNGQNTNNIEESLNFKISDLKKIIENIDVNIENKQKERIVIDDKIRLLNNRSNALSITETDLDKQKKSTEDKLFANKWVKLHKKYDDYLQNLKANKFCPMCNNEVEDSFVLEKISHSNNCFLCNQEINQTTNDELTANFLVIDKEVKSVYTEIQNIIKEVRENENALKNLDREFKSLEYEKRKLMTELRNLEYENVKDTSKNSDELQAFFDEIEELEKQKLEFQEKSKVERAKAEKFSKDIEYSISKNTIHFSNLFSQFAGSFLGIDCSLTYTDMGNGNKRFYPMIGGRVRYYEEELSESQRFFVDHSFRMSILTFFYTKPSFYIVETPDSSLDITYERNAAEVFAKFLGNPNSLIITSNLNNSDFVNHLIEISDVKLISLIDLGKKSLIQGSSNLLNDILKTMYNKIKAKVIK; encoded by the coding sequence ATGCGTACAATATATCTTCCTACTCTTAGAAAGCTTAAAATTCAAAATTTCACTTTATATCCAAATGGTTTAAATTTCGAATATGACTTTATTAATGGTGTTAATTTAATTATTGGTGGAAATGGAATGGGTAAAACCACTTTAGTAAATATAATTAAGTACGCTATCATTGGTAATTACACTAAACAATTTGGATATTCGAGAACTTATTTAGAGAAAAAAATTGAAGGACGAAAATCTTTTCCCATTGATTATTTTAAAAATAGATTGGATGCAACTATGTCCACCCCTTCTAAGGCAACAGTATCAATTGAATTTGAAATTAATGAGAATATTTTTGTTATTGAAAGGTGCTTAGAAGACATTAAGATTAACTCACTAATAGTAAATGGTGCTGAAATTGAAGGAGAGATAATTACTCAAAAGAAATATGATAGTTTAAAAGACACTGAGAAAAGCATATATCTTAATTATCATTATGAAGATAAGATTTCAAGTTTTTCTGGGATGTCATTTGATGATTTGATTTTCTTTATAAATGAAATATTGTTTTTTGGAGAAAGTCATAATACAGTTCTTTGGAATGACGATGACCCAAATGTTCAGGATGAGCTTTTTAATAAGTATTTTAATAGTCCAGAACTAGATAGTCAGAGACAAGAAGCTATCAGGCAAGCGAAGTATTTTGACAGTATTTCTAGACATAAGTCTGAAGATATAAGGGCAATAAGAGAAGTACTTAAAAAAATAAATCAAAGAGTTGATAATAATAATGGTCAAAATACCAATAATATAGAAGAGTCTTTAAATTTTAAAATATCAGATCTTAAAAAAATAATTGAGAACATTGATGTTAACATTGAAAATAAGCAGAAGGAAAGGATTGTAATTGATGATAAAATTAGATTATTGAATAATAGATCTAATGCATTGAGTATTACTGAAACAGACCTCGATAAACAAAAAAAATCAACAGAAGATAAGTTATTTGCAAATAAATGGGTAAAACTTCATAAAAAATACGATGATTATTTACAAAATTTAAAAGCCAATAAATTTTGTCCTATGTGTAACAATGAAGTTGAAGATTCCTTTGTTTTGGAAAAAATAAGCCATTCTAATAACTGCTTTCTTTGCAATCAAGAAATAAATCAAACCACTAATGATGAACTTACTGCTAATTTTTTAGTGATTGATAAAGAAGTAAAATCAGTTTATACAGAAATCCAAAATATAATCAAGGAGGTAAGAGAAAATGAAAATGCACTTAAAAATTTGGATCGGGAATTCAAATCATTAGAGTATGAAAAAAGGAAATTAATGACTGAATTACGAAATCTTGAATATGAAAATGTTAAAGATACGAGTAAAAACAGTGATGAACTCCAAGCTTTTTTTGATGAAATTGAAGAGTTGGAAAAACAAAAATTAGAATTTCAAGAAAAAAGCAAAGTAGAGAGAGCAAAAGCAGAGAAATTCAGTAAAGATATAGAGTATTCAATATCAAAAAATACAATTCATTTTTCGAATCTGTTTTCTCAATTTGCAGGCAGTTTCCTAGGTATTGATTGTTCTCTTACATATACAGATATGGGAAATGGTAATAAACGATTTTATCCTATGATCGGAGGTAGGGTTAGATATTATGAAGAAGAATTATCTGAATCTCAAAGATTTTTTGTTGATCATTCTTTCAGGATGAGTATTTTAACTTTCTTCTATACAAAACCATCTTTTTATATTGTTGAAACTCCGGATAGTAGTCTTGACATAACATATGAAAGAAATGCGGCTGAAGTATTTGCTAAATTTTTAGGAAATCCAAATTCATTAATAATAACTTCAAATTTAAATAATAGTGATTTTGTCAATCATTTAATAGAAATATCAGATGTTAAGTTGATAAGCTTAATTGATTTAGGGAAAAAATCTTTAATTCAAGGCTCAAGTAATTTACTTAATGATATATTAAAAACAATGTATAATAAAATTAAAGCTAAAGTCATTAAATAA
- the pdxA gene encoding 4-hydroxythreonine-4-phosphate dehydrogenase PdxA: protein MNKKAENIIVGISIGDLNGIGSEVILKTFEDYRMLELCTPVIFANAKILSFVKKSFTSTVQFHGVDKLDQIIPGKLNVFNLWRESVEINLGANDERIGEYAVKSFVAATKALKEGEIDVLVTAPINKYNIQSEDFKFPGHTDYLDQELEGNALMMMVHDDLRVGLLTDHVPLNEVSSHLTEELITRKIETIKKSLIQDFSIVKPKIAVLSLNPHAGDGGVIGKEDDLVLKPVLKKIFDAGTMVFGPFPADGFFGSGQYEKYDAVVATYHDQGLVPFKTLSFGKGVNYSAGLNRIRTSPDHGTAYDIAGKDMADYNSFKEAVYLAIDIFRSRNQHEEITAKPLKIKEKQL from the coding sequence ATGAATAAAAAAGCAGAAAATATAATTGTTGGAATTTCGATAGGAGATTTAAACGGTATTGGAAGCGAAGTTATATTGAAAACATTCGAAGATTACCGCATGTTGGAACTGTGTACGCCGGTTATTTTTGCAAATGCCAAGATACTTTCTTTCGTTAAAAAAAGCTTTACGTCTACTGTTCAGTTTCATGGAGTTGACAAACTGGATCAGATTATCCCTGGTAAACTTAATGTTTTTAATCTTTGGAGAGAAAGTGTGGAAATAAATTTAGGTGCAAATGATGAGAGAATAGGAGAGTATGCTGTAAAATCTTTTGTGGCTGCTACTAAGGCACTGAAAGAGGGAGAGATTGATGTTTTAGTGACTGCTCCTATAAATAAGTACAACATACAGTCAGAAGATTTTAAATTTCCGGGACATACAGATTATCTGGATCAGGAATTAGAAGGAAATGCATTAATGATGATGGTTCACGATGACTTAAGAGTTGGTCTGCTGACAGATCATGTTCCTTTAAATGAAGTTTCTTCTCATTTGACTGAAGAATTAATTACAAGAAAAATTGAAACGATTAAAAAATCTCTAATTCAGGATTTTAGTATTGTAAAACCGAAAATTGCTGTATTGAGTTTAAATCCACACGCAGGTGATGGAGGTGTAATAGGAAAAGAGGATGATTTAGTTTTAAAACCTGTATTAAAGAAAATCTTTGATGCCGGAACTATGGTTTTTGGCCCTTTTCCTGCAGATGGCTTTTTTGGAAGCGGCCAGTATGAAAAATATGATGCAGTCGTGGCAACATATCACGATCAGGGGTTGGTTCCTTTTAAAACATTATCATTTGGAAAAGGAGTTAATTATTCTGCAGGGCTTAATAGGATTAGAACCTCGCCGGATCACGGTACTGCTTATGATATTGCAGGAAAAGATATGGCAGATTATAATTCTTTTAAAGAGGCTGTTTATCTTGCAATTGACATTTTTCGTTCACGTAATCAGCATGAGGAGATTACCGCAAAACCTCTTAAAATAAAAGAAAAACAGTTATAA
- a CDS encoding YceD family protein: MSKTKEFLIPFVGLKLGKHHFEYQINKKFFEDFDYDEFQNSDIKVTLVLDKKSNMLELDFKHKGTVNVPCDLTSEDFDLPVKGKMKLIVRFGEEFNNDNEELLILPHGEFEIDVAQYIYEMIALSIPQKRIHPGVKDGTLQTEALTKLNELKVKEQKKESKQEEDIDPRWEKLKKLLTDK; the protein is encoded by the coding sequence ATGAGCAAAACAAAAGAATTTTTAATTCCTTTCGTGGGATTAAAGCTAGGGAAACACCATTTTGAATATCAAATAAATAAGAAGTTCTTTGAGGACTTTGATTATGATGAGTTTCAAAATTCGGATATCAAAGTCACTTTAGTTTTAGATAAGAAAAGCAATATGCTGGAACTGGATTTTAAGCATAAAGGAACAGTAAATGTACCTTGTGATCTGACCAGTGAAGATTTTGATTTGCCTGTAAAAGGAAAGATGAAGCTTATCGTTCGTTTTGGAGAAGAATTTAACAATGACAATGAAGAGTTATTGATTCTCCCTCATGGTGAATTTGAAATAGATGTGGCACAATACATTTATGAAATGATTGCATTGTCAATTCCGCAAAAGAGAATTCATCCGGGTGTAAAAGACGGAACTTTGCAGACAGAAGCCCTGACGAAACTAAACGAGTTAAAAGTTAAGGAACAAAAGAAAGAGAGTAAACAAGAAGAAGATATTGACCCGCGTTGGGAAAAATTAAAAAAACTATTAACGGATAAATAA
- a CDS encoding Cthe_2314 family HEPN domain-containing protein has protein sequence MKLIETIGIQEINYYKCHYENFLIRIVTLLDLCCKLGSVVFNIHSKEKDITFYKFSITKEASVSDAVRILKELNAKLSEKKDERNIIIHQENYQSKEIKSIEDTIFNVDLIKIDEVLQQWFNNQKEEKKRRSKNLYSRNNKSND, from the coding sequence ATGAAATTGATAGAAACAATTGGTATTCAGGAAATTAACTATTATAAATGTCATTATGAGAATTTTTTAATACGTATAGTAACTCTGCTAGATTTATGTTGTAAATTAGGAAGTGTAGTATTCAATATACACAGTAAAGAAAAAGACATAACTTTCTATAAATTTTCTATTACGAAGGAAGCTTCCGTATCTGATGCTGTGAGAATTTTAAAAGAGTTGAATGCTAAATTGTCCGAAAAAAAAGATGAAAGAAATATTATAATTCATCAAGAAAATTATCAATCTAAAGAGATCAAATCAATCGAGGATACAATTTTTAATGTAGATCTAATCAAGATTGATGAAGTGCTACAGCAGTGGTTTAACAATCAAAAGGAAGAAAAAAAAAGAAGAAGTAAAAATCTATATTCAAGAAATAATAAATCTAACGATTGA
- a CDS encoding riboflavin synthase yields the protein MFTGIIETLGRIQEIKKDQNNLHITVDSSITNELKIDQSVSHNGICLTVVAIKDTFYTVTAIEETILKTNIGDWKAGDIVNLERGMKLGDRLDGHIVQGHVDQTGTCIKIEEANGSWNYTFEYDKNLNNITIEKGSITVNGVSLTVVNSKTNEFSVSIIPYTFENTNFKNFQVGTKINLEFDVVGKYIARLYSINQ from the coding sequence ATGTTCACAGGAATCATAGAAACCTTAGGAAGGATTCAAGAAATAAAAAAAGACCAAAACAACCTTCATATAACGGTCGATTCATCCATTACAAATGAATTAAAAATTGACCAAAGTGTATCCCATAACGGAATTTGCCTTACAGTTGTAGCAATAAAAGACACTTTTTATACAGTAACAGCAATTGAGGAGACTATTTTAAAAACCAATATTGGAGACTGGAAAGCCGGTGACATAGTTAATTTAGAAAGAGGCATGAAACTTGGTGACCGCCTTGACGGACACATTGTACAGGGCCATGTAGATCAAACCGGAACCTGTATAAAAATTGAAGAAGCCAACGGAAGCTGGAATTACACTTTTGAATACGACAAAAACCTAAACAACATCACTATCGAAAAAGGTTCAATAACAGTAAATGGTGTCAGCTTAACAGTAGTAAATTCTAAAACAAACGAATTTAGTGTTTCAATAATACCTTATACTTTTGAAAATACTAATTTCAAAAATTTCCAAGTTGGAACGAAGATTAATTTAGAATTCGATGTAGTAGGAAAGTACATTGCAAGACTTTACTCCATCAACCAATAA
- a CDS encoding JAB domain-containing protein codes for MDGFNIMEVAEIKVSYSNNNIERIKVTNSQILYDLVLKHWDLDLIEFQEEVKIVLLNRANIVLGIYEMSKGGTSGTVVDTKIILGIALKCNASSIVITHNHPSGTLEPSEPDKSITKKLKEACRILDLNLLDHLIITAQGYYSFSDNLIL; via the coding sequence ATGGACGGATTTAATATTATGGAAGTAGCAGAAATAAAAGTTTCCTATTCAAATAATAACATTGAAAGGATAAAAGTAACTAATAGCCAAATTTTGTATGATTTGGTTTTGAAGCATTGGGATTTAGATCTTATAGAATTCCAAGAAGAAGTGAAAATTGTACTTCTTAATAGGGCTAACATTGTGTTAGGAATTTATGAAATGTCTAAAGGAGGAACTTCAGGAACTGTCGTGGATACTAAAATAATTCTTGGTATAGCCTTAAAATGTAATGCTTCGAGTATTGTAATAACTCATAATCATCCAAGTGGTACTCTTGAGCCTAGTGAGCCTGACAAATCAATAACAAAAAAGCTTAAAGAAGCCTGTAGAATATTGGATTTAAATCTTCTAGATCATTTAATAATTACGGCACAAGGATATTATAGCTTTAGTGATAATCTCATATTATAA
- the rpmF gene encoding 50S ribosomal protein L32, with amino-acid sequence MAHPKRKTSKTRRDKRRTHYKATVAQIATCPITGEAHLYHRAYWHEGKMYYRGQVVIDKSEAVA; translated from the coding sequence ATGGCACATCCTAAGAGAAAAACCTCGAAAACAAGAAGAGATAAGAGAAGAACACATTATAAAGCTACTGTAGCTCAAATCGCTACATGTCCTATTACAGGTGAGGCACATTTATACCACAGAGCTTACTGGCATGAAGGTAAAATGTATTACAGAGGGCAAGTTGTTATCGATAAATCTGAAGCGGTTGCTTAA
- a CDS encoding helix-turn-helix domain-containing protein: MEKSDLLKNVGKRIQNLRLSKGLSQVDLVGKIEGDIDTTNISRIESGRTNPTIHTLYRISQALEVPLEELVKLDPTTK; encoded by the coding sequence GTGGAAAAGTCAGATTTACTTAAAAATGTGGGTAAAAGAATCCAAAACCTAAGATTAAGCAAAGGCTTATCTCAGGTAGACTTGGTGGGTAAAATTGAAGGAGATATTGATACTACTAATATTTCAAGAATTGAGTCAGGAAGAACCAATCCTACTATACATACTTTATATCGTATTAGTCAAGCTTTAGAAGTACCATTAGAAGAGCTAGTTAAACTTGACCCCACTACAAAATAA